AAGGAACGACATTCCTTTTTAGAGCTCCAAGAACCAGACATGGACACTCCAAGAAATCACACAAAGTTAGTTGTTCAAAACCTTGTTGTTCTTGGAATTTTCTAGATCAACAGAAAGTTGCACCGCTCTTTCTTCAAGCTTTTCAAGCTCGCGGTGGGCCTTTCTTTTTAAAAGGATCAGTTCTTCCGCTAAATTCATAGCTGTTAGTACAGCGGCGTTTTGGAAAGAACCGTTTTTAGTTAACGACAAAGCGTGATTCATCTTGCTGTTTACAAATTCAACGAGCTCTTGAACAGTCGCATCGTCATGGGAAGTTTTTAATTTGTAAGGGACACCCGCAATTAGGAAATTGAAGGTTTTTTTATCAGATGTCACTAGCACACCTCAAGCTGCCTTAAACCTTTTAAAACTCTAGAAAAAACCTAGATTCAACACTGTCAAAAGTATAACTCTAAAAGGCCGATATTCAATAACTAAAATTTTATTTCTTAGAGCAGGTGCAGATAGTCCCAAGCTCCGGTTTCTTTTCGCACAGAATCGAACGGCGATTGGCTTTGTCGGTCAGTTCATACTCTTCAATGTCTTTGAAGTTCCGGCGATAGGTCGAGTGAATGCCATTTAGCTTCGTGTCATTGTATGAATACTCGTCTGATTTGATGGTCGCACCCAAAAGGAAGTTATTAATCACGTCTTGCTTAGGATTGATGCGTTGATTCCCAGTC
This is a stretch of genomic DNA from Bdellovibrio reynosensis. It encodes these proteins:
- a CDS encoding cell division protein ZapA; the protein is MTSDKKTFNFLIAGVPYKLKTSHDDATVQELVEFVNSKMNHALSLTKNGSFQNAAVLTAMNLAEELILLKRKAHRELEKLEERAVQLSVDLENSKNNKVLNN